In the Persephonella hydrogeniphila genome, one interval contains:
- a CDS encoding aldo/keto reductase, translating to MEYRNLGNSGLKVSVICLGAMTFTEKGWRTAGTMDFSEIKRVVDYALDNGINFFDTADIYAFGESEELLGKALGNKKNDVIIATKVRGVMDEKDPNNRGLSRYHIFRSVDNSLKRLGRDYIDLYQLHWWDNHTPIEETLEALNDLIRMGKIRYIGISDFAGWQIARSVSIQEMKNYTKFVSAQMYYSLLGRDIEFEVVPACEALGLGILAWSPLAGGFLTGKYSKDSPHPEDSRYSRMERPFLRFDFEKGYFIIDELKKIAEKYNATVSQVALNWVKSKSFISSVIIGVRSLEQLKDNLGCVRWDLSQEDVEYLDQITQSERPYPQWFLDLFADL from the coding sequence ATGGAGTACAGAAATCTCGGAAATTCAGGACTTAAGGTTTCTGTGATATGTCTCGGGGCGATGACATTTACAGAGAAAGGATGGAGAACTGCCGGAACTATGGATTTTTCCGAGATAAAAAGGGTAGTTGATTATGCCCTTGATAACGGTATCAACTTTTTTGATACGGCTGATATATATGCATTTGGAGAATCAGAGGAACTGCTGGGAAAAGCCCTTGGCAATAAAAAAAACGATGTAATCATTGCCACAAAAGTAAGGGGTGTTATGGATGAGAAGGATCCTAACAACAGGGGGTTGTCCAGATATCATATATTCAGATCTGTAGACAACTCATTAAAAAGATTAGGTAGAGACTATATAGATCTGTACCAGCTTCACTGGTGGGACAACCACACTCCTATAGAGGAAACTTTAGAAGCTTTAAATGACCTTATAAGAATGGGAAAGATAAGATATATAGGAATATCAGATTTTGCAGGCTGGCAGATTGCAAGATCTGTTTCTATTCAAGAGATGAAAAATTACACAAAGTTTGTATCTGCCCAGATGTATTACTCTTTACTCGGGAGGGATATTGAGTTTGAGGTTGTTCCTGCATGTGAAGCTCTCGGCTTAGGCATTCTTGCATGGAGTCCCCTTGCAGGAGGTTTTCTAACAGGAAAGTATTCTAAGGATTCTCCTCATCCAGAAGACAGCAGATATTCGAGGATGGAAAGACCTTTTCTCAGATTTGATTTTGAGAAGGGATATTTTATTATTGACGAGCTAAAAAAAATAGCAGAAAAATACAACGCAACAGTTTCTCAGGTTGCATTAAACTGGGTCAAATCAAAATCTTTTATAAGCTCTGTAATAATTGGAGTAAGAAGTCTTGAACAGCTTAAGGACAATCTGGGATGTGTCAGATGGGATTTATCACAGGAAGATGTAGAATACCTTGACCAGATTACCCAGTCAGAAAGACCTTATCCCCAGTGGTTCCTTGACTTATTTGCAGACCTGTAG
- a CDS encoding metallophosphoesterase family protein, translated as MRFIHISDTHLGYHQYGLKERSEDFFDVFNEAVDFAIEKKVDFVIHTGDFFHSSRPSNHVILQGMEILERLRDANIPIFVISGNHDRGSQVRDISPLKILQPLGLNLVDSGVLEYEGLFIGGLKYISKAGLRQIEGIKKILEKYLEEMGNGFRILLLHQEFQPYFPDSSLNMTVELIEGFDYIGIGHYHIAQTPAVINKATVVYPGSTEFTAYNEKEEERGKGFYYVQVDGKTIKPEFIHLKRRRPFLYYTLSEEEIDQTVKQIKQDLERFEEGKKPVIILKGTLKKLAPSDVIGYFKNEGISSEESNLLHINFNLTREFVDTDGVIIETTEENIKEELKKLIGDEQIFSSVVETLTFLKSFDSIDEVKKYLKENPDFIDF; from the coding sequence ATGAGATTTATCCATATATCTGATACTCATCTTGGATACCACCAGTACGGTCTTAAAGAGAGATCCGAAGATTTTTTTGATGTTTTTAACGAGGCTGTTGATTTTGCTATAGAAAAAAAGGTGGACTTTGTTATCCATACTGGCGATTTTTTCCACTCTTCACGACCTTCAAATCATGTTATCCTTCAGGGAATGGAGATTTTGGAAAGACTTAGAGATGCGAATATTCCTATTTTTGTGATTTCCGGAAATCACGATAGGGGAAGTCAGGTAAGAGATATCTCCCCTTTAAAGATTCTCCAACCTCTTGGATTAAACCTTGTAGATTCGGGAGTTTTGGAGTATGAGGGTCTGTTTATAGGAGGGTTGAAGTATATATCAAAGGCAGGATTAAGACAGATAGAAGGTATAAAGAAGATTCTCGAAAAATATCTTGAAGAGATGGGAAACGGATTTAGAATTCTTCTTTTACATCAGGAGTTCCAGCCTTATTTTCCAGACTCGTCTCTGAACATGACTGTAGAACTGATAGAAGGTTTTGATTATATAGGAATAGGTCATTATCATATTGCACAAACTCCTGCTGTTATAAACAAAGCCACTGTAGTCTATCCCGGTTCGACCGAGTTCACAGCGTACAACGAAAAAGAAGAGGAAAGAGGAAAGGGTTTTTATTATGTTCAGGTAGATGGGAAGACTATAAAACCAGAGTTTATACATCTTAAAAGGAGAAGACCTTTTCTGTATTACACTCTGTCTGAAGAAGAGATAGACCAGACTGTAAAGCAGATAAAACAGGATTTAGAGAGATTTGAGGAAGGTAAAAAACCTGTTATTATTCTGAAAGGAACCCTGAAAAAATTAGCTCCTTCTGATGTGATTGGGTATTTTAAAAATGAAGGAATATCTTCTGAAGAAAGCAATTTACTGCACATTAACTTTAATCTTACAAGGGAGTTTGTAGACACAGACGGAGTTATTATAGAGACAACAGAAGAAAATATTAAAGAAGAACTGAAAAAACTTATCGGTGACGAGCAGATTTTTAGCTCTGTAGTGGAAACACTGACATTTTTGAAATCTTTTGATAGTATAGATGAAGTAAAAAAATATCTGAAAGAAAACCCTGATTTTATTGATTTTTAA
- a CDS encoding YgaP-like transmembrane domain: MSKSAVRAQRFVMGTLLLIAMILLNVGYDWGKYIVYFIIFMLYLSAFTGFCPSDAVFEKLFGKRQST; this comes from the coding sequence ATGTCAAAATCAGCAGTAAGGGCACAGAGATTTGTTATGGGAACTCTTTTATTAATTGCTATGATTTTATTAAATGTAGGGTATGATTGGGGTAAATATATAGTTTACTTTATTATATTTATGCTTTATCTGTCAGCATTTACAGGATTCTGTCCTTCTGATGCCGTATTTGAAAAACTTTTCGGCAAAAGGCAGTCTACCTGA
- a CDS encoding NYN domain-containing protein, with amino-acid sequence MHNQDKLRALYKNQRVAVFLDIQNLYYSARDAFNRKVNFESVLDRVLNERVLIRAIAYLVKLHGVDQKGFINTLKHIGYQVRVKEPKVFKRLDENGNLWTTVKADWDMGIAMDAISLAEKIDVAILASGDGDFADLVRYLHTKGVKVEIAAFKQTAAKELIEIADEFIDLTAFGEDIFL; translated from the coding sequence ATGCACAATCAGGACAAGCTAAGAGCCCTTTATAAAAATCAGAGAGTTGCAGTGTTTTTGGACATACAGAACCTGTACTATTCGGCAAGAGACGCATTTAATAGAAAAGTAAACTTTGAAAGTGTTCTTGACAGAGTATTGAATGAAAGAGTTCTCATCAGAGCTATAGCTTACCTTGTAAAACTCCACGGAGTTGATCAAAAGGGTTTTATAAACACATTAAAACATATAGGATATCAGGTAAGGGTAAAAGAACCTAAAGTGTTCAAAAGACTTGATGAAAACGGTAACCTGTGGACAACAGTAAAGGCTGACTGGGATATGGGAATAGCTATGGATGCTATATCACTTGCAGAAAAAATAGATGTAGCTATTCTTGCCAGTGGGGATGGAGATTTTGCTGATCTTGTAAGATATCTCCACACAAAAGGAGTTAAAGTAGAAATAGCTGCTTTTAAGCAGACAGCGGCAAAGGAGCTAATAGAAATAGCAGATGAGTTTATAGACCTTACAGCCTTTGGAGAAGATATATTTCTGTGA
- a CDS encoding AAA family ATPase — protein MKNPFTIGIAKEEKFCDRKEEIRNLKNFIQNGQNVVIYSPRRFGKTSLVKMVLKELEKKDKNFIGIYADLFPVSSYQDFIEIFSKAIIQSIGKEVDKSFFQKIKNLFKNIVPSFTVKPDGSFSISISINPSTSLETLLSDLFTGLEKYVKKNDLKACIVLDEFQEITTLKESKKIEGLLRNFIQEQEDISYIFVGSRRKLLVDMFTDKKRPFYKSSFLYPLKKIEKSEFVKCIISSFKRTEKVCSKSTAEEIYDLVDGYPYYVQKLSSIIWDLTDKKVTEKIVENALKTLIKMESIDFESIWINLNKSEKIVLKMITIYPEISPFSKEFLEKSKLSIGGIQKAISSLIKKDLIEKEDNLYLLTDPVMKHWIRGIF, from the coding sequence ATGAAAAACCCTTTTACTATAGGAATTGCAAAAGAAGAAAAATTTTGTGATAGAAAAGAAGAGATAAGAAACTTAAAAAACTTTATTCAAAATGGTCAAAATGTTGTCATATATTCACCCCGTAGATTTGGAAAAACTTCTCTTGTTAAGATGGTTTTAAAAGAATTAGAAAAAAAAGATAAAAATTTTATAGGAATTTATGCAGATCTGTTTCCGGTTTCATCTTATCAAGACTTTATTGAAATATTTTCTAAAGCAATTATTCAAAGCATAGGAAAAGAAGTAGATAAATCCTTTTTTCAGAAAATAAAAAATTTATTTAAAAACATAGTTCCTTCTTTTACTGTAAAACCGGACGGATCTTTCTCTATATCAATTTCCATAAATCCTTCAACCTCTTTAGAGACTCTTCTTTCTGATCTTTTTACCGGATTAGAAAAATACGTTAAAAAAAATGATCTTAAAGCCTGTATTGTTCTTGATGAATTTCAAGAAATCACGACACTTAAAGAATCTAAAAAAATTGAAGGATTGCTCAGAAATTTTATTCAAGAACAGGAAGATATTAGCTACATCTTTGTAGGAAGCAGGAGAAAATTATTAGTTGATATGTTCACAGATAAAAAAAGACCGTTTTATAAAAGTTCTTTTCTGTATCCGCTTAAAAAAATAGAAAAATCAGAATTTGTAAAATGCATTATTTCATCATTTAAAAGAACGGAAAAAGTCTGCTCAAAATCCACAGCAGAGGAAATTTATGATCTGGTAGATGGATATCCCTACTATGTCCAAAAACTTTCTTCAATTATATGGGATTTAACAGATAAAAAAGTTACGGAAAAAATAGTTGAGAATGCACTTAAGACTTTAATAAAAATGGAAAGTATAGATTTTGAAAGTATTTGGATAAATTTAAATAAAAGCGAAAAAATAGTCCTTAAAATGATTACTATTTATCCGGAAATTTCTCCTTTTTCAAAAGAGTTTTTAGAAAAAAGTAAACTTTCAATAGGTGGTATCCAAAAAGCAATAAGTTCTTTAATCAAAAAAGATTTAATAGAAAAAGAGGATAATCTTTACTTATTAACAGACCCTGTTATGAAACACTGGATAAGAGGAATTTTTTAA
- a CDS encoding nucleotide exchange factor GrpE — protein MEEKKEEVKNEETGEVEEISLEECLKENETLKKELEELKAKLQKTEDAAKKLSVLYQSLQKEFEDYKARMRKEKEEAKEEGALRLAKGFMEIVDNFEKALESAQKTTDINALMKGIQMIHYQLSRFLQEQGIEKIETSTGFNPMEHEAVETVVSKEHAPNEIIKVIQTGYKYRGRTIRPAKVIVAIPPEEREEIT, from the coding sequence ATGGAAGAAAAAAAAGAAGAAGTAAAGAACGAGGAAACAGGAGAGGTTGAGGAGATATCATTAGAAGAGTGTTTAAAAGAGAATGAAACACTAAAAAAAGAGCTTGAAGAATTAAAAGCAAAACTACAAAAAACAGAAGATGCAGCAAAAAAACTGAGTGTTCTCTACCAATCTTTACAAAAAGAGTTTGAAGATTACAAAGCAAGAATGAGAAAAGAAAAAGAAGAGGCAAAAGAAGAAGGAGCTTTAAGACTGGCAAAAGGTTTCATGGAGATAGTAGATAACTTTGAAAAAGCTCTGGAAAGTGCCCAAAAAACAACAGATATAAACGCCCTTATGAAAGGTATTCAGATGATACACTACCAGCTGTCAAGATTTCTTCAAGAGCAGGGAATAGAAAAGATAGAAACTTCTACTGGATTTAATCCTATGGAGCATGAAGCTGTTGAGACAGTCGTTTCGAAAGAACATGCTCCCAATGAGATAATAAAAGTAATACAGACAGGTTACAAATATAGAGGCAGGACAATAAGACCGGCAAAGGTTATTGTAGCAATACCTCCGGAGGAAAGAGAAGAAATAACCTGA
- a CDS encoding DnaJ domain-containing protein: MDLYRILGVGRDATPDEIKKAFREKAKKYHPDINPKHEELFKQITHAYDILIDPEKRKKYDRTLESLERKDFGKIFGDLLADFLGFHSKPIKGEDIKLKLKISVEEGFCGTVKEIIYKRKIRCPTCNGNGITKDSRIKECKKCKGKGRVKKAFIEIPCFECFGRGVIIINPCPLCNGSGRVLKQERKKIQIPAGVLDKQTVILEKGGNEGLNGGSSGDLLIKISIKNGRFKLKKLDLLSNVYINRKELKDAGYISITDIEGNILRVPVEHSDKPVKIRIKNKGYRNTSGKRGDLILKLIPV; the protein is encoded by the coding sequence ATGGACTTATACAGAATTTTGGGAGTTGGCAGAGATGCCACTCCCGATGAGATAAAAAAGGCTTTCAGAGAAAAAGCAAAAAAATACCATCCTGATATAAATCCAAAACATGAAGAACTATTCAAACAGATAACCCATGCATACGACATACTTATAGATCCAGAAAAAAGGAAAAAATATGATAGAACGCTGGAGAGCCTTGAAAGAAAAGATTTTGGTAAAATTTTTGGAGATCTTCTTGCTGATTTTCTCGGATTTCACTCGAAACCTATAAAAGGCGAGGATATAAAACTTAAGCTTAAGATATCTGTTGAAGAGGGTTTCTGTGGAACAGTTAAGGAGATCATTTATAAAAGAAAGATAAGATGTCCTACCTGTAATGGAAATGGAATTACAAAAGACTCCAGAATAAAAGAATGCAAAAAATGCAAGGGAAAAGGGAGAGTCAAAAAGGCTTTTATAGAAATACCCTGTTTTGAGTGTTTCGGAAGGGGAGTAATAATCATAAATCCGTGTCCACTGTGTAATGGTTCAGGTAGAGTTTTGAAACAGGAGAGGAAAAAAATACAGATACCGGCAGGTGTTTTAGATAAACAGACCGTAATTCTTGAGAAAGGGGGAAACGAAGGACTGAATGGGGGTAGTAGTGGAGATCTGCTTATTAAAATCTCGATAAAGAACGGTAGATTTAAACTTAAAAAATTAGACCTCCTCTCCAATGTATACATAAACAGAAAAGAGCTCAAAGATGCAGGATATATAAGTATTACAGATATAGAAGGAAATATCCTTAGAGTTCCGGTAGAACATTCAGACAAACCTGTGAAAATCAGAATAAAAAATAAGGGATACAGGAATACTTCTGGAAAGAGGGGAGATCTTATACTAAAGCTGATTCCTGTATAG
- a CDS encoding SDR family NAD(P)-dependent oxidoreductase, with translation MDNESIKYLVRGTIKEYGRLDILLNNAGVLAWKPLRQQTFEEIEAQVRVNFEGLIKITKEFLPYITDSIINIGSGAGKSPFPDLTTYCATKYGLRGFTQSLAFEERHLRIYAVNPGMTATRMTNYQGVPPEKVSKVILNTAKGLYNLPSGSDVDVWRYI, from the coding sequence TTGGACAACGAAAGCATAAAATATCTGGTAAGAGGTACTATTAAAGAGTATGGAAGATTGGACATTCTCCTAAACAATGCAGGAGTTCTTGCGTGGAAACCATTAAGACAACAGACATTTGAGGAAATAGAAGCTCAAGTTAGAGTAAATTTTGAAGGATTAATAAAAATCACCAAAGAGTTCCTGCCATATATAACAGATAGCATAATAAACATTGGAAGTGGAGCAGGAAAATCTCCATTTCCTGATTTGACTACCTACTGTGCGACAAAATATGGATTAAGAGGGTTTACCCAATCTTTAGCATTTGAAGAAAGACATTTGAGGATATATGCAGTCAATCCCGGAATGACAGCAACGAGAATGACAAACTATCAGGGAGTTCCACCAGAAAAGGTTTCAAAAGTGATTCTAAATACTGCAAAAGGTCTTTATAATTTACCTTCCGGTTCAGATGTTGATGTTTGGAGGTATATTTGA
- a CDS encoding ATP-binding protein, whose amino-acid sequence MKRKDIFKELIVEFQQDGIPDFIERDLYLPINTNKIISVIGVRRSGKTYLLFQTIKKLLENTPIERIIYINFEDERLDLKAQDLSSILEAYKELYPEISLKDTYLFFDEIQNIEGWEKFVRRVYDKYTKNIYITGSNSKLLSKEIATALRGRTISYEVFPLSFKEFLKFKGLSFEEKDFYNIEKRGVWKKEFLEYLEYGGFPEIIFFDDEKLKLKTLQNYFEVMLYKDLVERFQIKNPLILKYFIKRVVENLGKPLSVNNIFNELKSQGYKISKDSLYEYLEMIEDIYLSIIVKKYSKSMLKTEFSQKKAYIVDSGLINALSFSFKENYGALLENLIAKEFRANGYEIFYYKEKKECDFVVVNKNRIMPVQVSYSLYNEETKEREINGLLEAAKFLNVKNGIILTFDEFDQIINDDIEIKIFPAYYYLITFLN is encoded by the coding sequence ATGAAAAGGAAAGATATATTCAAAGAACTTATTGTTGAGTTTCAGCAGGATGGAATACCTGACTTTATAGAAAGAGATTTATACCTTCCGATTAACACAAACAAAATAATATCAGTTATCGGAGTTAGGAGAAGTGGAAAGACTTATTTATTGTTCCAAACTATAAAAAAACTTTTAGAAAATACCCCAATTGAAAGAATTATTTATATAAACTTTGAAGATGAAAGACTTGATTTAAAAGCTCAAGATTTATCTTCTATTTTAGAAGCTTACAAAGAACTTTATCCTGAAATTTCACTAAAAGATACATATTTATTTTTTGATGAAATTCAAAATATAGAAGGCTGGGAAAAGTTTGTAAGAAGGGTTTATGATAAATACACAAAAAATATTTATATTACAGGTTCAAACTCTAAACTTTTATCAAAGGAAATAGCAACAGCCTTAAGAGGTAGAACTATATCTTATGAAGTTTTTCCATTGTCTTTTAAAGAATTTCTCAAATTTAAAGGTTTATCTTTTGAAGAAAAAGATTTTTATAATATTGAAAAAAGAGGAGTATGGAAAAAAGAATTTTTAGAATATTTAGAATACGGTGGTTTTCCAGAAATAATATTTTTTGATGATGAAAAATTAAAGTTAAAAACTTTGCAAAATTATTTTGAAGTAATGCTTTATAAAGACTTAGTTGAAAGATTTCAGATAAAAAATCCTTTAATTCTTAAATATTTCATAAAAAGAGTTGTTGAAAATCTAGGAAAACCTTTATCTGTAAATAATATATTTAATGAACTTAAATCCCAAGGATATAAAATAAGTAAAGACAGCTTGTATGAGTATCTTGAAATGATAGAGGATATTTATTTATCTATAATTGTAAAAAAATACTCAAAATCTATGTTAAAAACAGAATTTTCGCAAAAAAAAGCCTATATAGTTGATAGTGGACTTATAAATGCCTTGTCATTTTCATTTAAAGAAAATTATGGAGCTTTATTAGAAAATCTTATAGCAAAAGAATTTAGGGCAAATGGATATGAAATTTTTTACTATAAAGAAAAGAAAGAATGCGATTTTGTAGTTGTAAATAAGAATAGAATAATGCCTGTTCAAGTAAGTTATAGTTTATACAACGAAGAAACTAAAGAAAGAGAAATAAATGGATTATTAGAAGCAGCAAAATTTCTAAATGTTAAAAATGGAATTATTTTGACTTTTGATGAGTTTGATCAAATTATCAATGATGATATAGAAATTAAAATTTTTCCAGCGTATTATTACCTTATAACTTTTCTAAACTGA
- a CDS encoding ATP-binding cassette domain-containing protein: MTDLEVKNVTVRYKNKIGISKASFEANDGEIIGFIGPDGAGKSSLMHAIAGVIKFEGEITYKGYTYYSPKEAEKVKQHIGLMPQGIGLVLYPLLTVKEHLEFFTAIRNLKKNDEYWEYRERLLKMAGLYQFQDRQAGHLSGGMQQKLSLICTLIHKPKLLILDEPTTGVDPLSRKELWEIVDEIRKKEGIIALISTGYMQEAEKMDKVFLFEDGQIIAKGTAKELEDSVKDYTYVETDCKSLGVEECFSFNKRTYSLKPLNIPHAEPDLESVFFVHALKKLKHIPEITVEERETEIEIPEIVMEAKGLTKRFGDFVADDHIDMVLKKGEILGLLGANGAGKTTFIKMLLGLYPIDEGELWLLGRKIESYKDRLELKSKIGYVSQKFALYKDMTVRENLIYFANMHKIPTAKALKRINKLAGGLGFKEYMNYLPIELPLGINQRFSVAAAILHEPVVLFLDEPTSGVDAVARAQLWKLLHQLKQKWGISILITTHYMSEAEYCDRVVVLKQGKKIVDDTPQNLHQKFLDAKSFEDIFIRFYEEESLTKT, from the coding sequence ATGACTGATTTAGAAGTAAAAAATGTCACTGTCAGGTATAAAAATAAGATAGGGATTAGTAAAGCTTCCTTTGAAGCAAATGATGGAGAAATTATTGGATTTATCGGTCCTGATGGAGCTGGAAAGAGCTCATTAATGCATGCCATAGCTGGAGTTATAAAATTTGAAGGTGAAATCACCTATAAAGGATACACTTACTACAGCCCAAAAGAAGCAGAAAAAGTAAAACAACATATTGGTTTAATGCCTCAAGGGATAGGACTTGTTTTATATCCACTTCTAACAGTCAAAGAACATTTAGAATTTTTCACAGCAATCAGAAATCTAAAAAAAAATGATGAATACTGGGAATATCGGGAAAGACTTTTGAAAATGGCTGGATTGTATCAATTTCAAGACAGGCAGGCAGGACATCTAAGCGGTGGAATGCAGCAAAAACTATCTCTAATCTGCACATTAATTCACAAACCAAAACTTTTAATTCTTGATGAGCCTACAACAGGAGTTGATCCTCTTAGCAGGAAAGAACTATGGGAAATAGTTGATGAGATAAGAAAAAAAGAAGGAATAATAGCTCTTATCAGCACAGGATACATGCAGGAAGCAGAAAAAATGGATAAAGTTTTCCTTTTTGAAGATGGTCAAATTATTGCAAAAGGAACTGCTAAAGAACTTGAAGATTCAGTAAAAGATTACACTTATGTGGAAACTGACTGCAAATCTCTCGGAGTTGAAGAATGTTTTTCTTTTAACAAAAGAACATACTCATTAAAACCTCTGAATATTCCACATGCAGAGCCTGACCTTGAAAGTGTTTTCTTTGTCCATGCATTAAAAAAACTGAAACACATCCCAGAAATCACAGTAGAAGAAAGAGAAACAGAAATTGAAATTCCAGAAATAGTTATGGAAGCGAAAGGACTGACTAAAAGATTTGGTGATTTTGTAGCAGATGACCACATTGATATGGTTCTGAAAAAAGGTGAGATTTTAGGGCTTCTTGGGGCAAATGGTGCAGGAAAAACAACATTTATAAAAATGCTTTTAGGTCTTTATCCAATAGATGAAGGAGAACTTTGGCTGCTTGGTAGGAAAATAGAAAGTTATAAAGATAGATTAGAGCTCAAAAGTAAAATCGGATATGTAAGTCAAAAATTTGCACTTTACAAAGATATGACTGTCAGAGAAAATCTAATTTACTTTGCAAATATGCACAAAATACCCACAGCAAAGGCTTTAAAAAGAATAAACAAGCTTGCAGGAGGTCTTGGATTTAAAGAATATATGAATTATCTTCCTATAGAACTTCCACTTGGTATAAATCAAAGATTTTCCGTTGCAGCAGCAATTTTGCACGAACCAGTTGTTTTATTCTTAGATGAACCAACAAGTGGTGTTGACGCAGTTGCACGGGCACAGCTATGGAAACTGTTACATCAGTTAAAACAAAAATGGGGAATTTCAATACTAATCACCACACACTACATGAGCGAAGCTGAATACTGCGATAGGGTGGTTGTTTTAAAACAGGGTAAAAAGATTGTTGACGACACACCACAAAACCTCCACCAGAAATTCTTAGACGCAAAAAGTTTTGAAGATATTTTTATTAGATTTTATGAGGAAGAAAGTTTAACAAAAACTTGA
- a CDS encoding ATP-binding protein produces MEEILYRFNPWWEESYKTDFIDRPRYTNKLLGNIDSKNIEIITGLRRVGKTTILKILIEKLIYQKRISPKNIFFISLDFYGLEEKSILEIVEEYLKVQKISFREKVYIFFDEVTYKKDFSQQLKNLYDLYNAKIFATSSSSSILKDKKAFLTGRERLTEILPLNFEEFLKFKKVEIKKSDKHLIESYFEKYMEIGGIPEYVLTEDIDYIKQLVDDIIYKDIVSVHNIKNPLLVREFFLLLMERVGKQISFNKIAKILDISVDTVRRYFDYFLQTYLIYTVEKCGKLNEKLKSPKKIYIGDVGIKNAITGFRDKGAIFENLVYLKIKDKKPCYIYENGIELDFMTDDKTLIEVKYNSQLNEKQKKLLENIPAKRKIIVDNIDKFFAL; encoded by the coding sequence ATGGAAGAAATTCTTTATAGATTCAATCCCTGGTGGGAAGAATCTTATAAAACAGACTTCATTGACAGACCCAGATATACTAATAAACTTTTAGGAAACATAGACAGCAAAAATATAGAAATTATTACAGGGTTACGTAGAGTTGGTAAAACTACCATATTGAAAATTTTAATCGAAAAATTGATCTATCAGAAAAGAATTTCTCCCAAAAATATTTTTTTTATCTCTCTGGATTTTTATGGATTGGAAGAAAAATCAATACTTGAAATTGTTGAAGAATACTTAAAAGTTCAAAAAATTTCTTTCCGGGAAAAAGTGTATATATTTTTTGATGAAGTTACCTATAAAAAAGACTTTTCTCAGCAATTAAAGAATTTGTATGATCTATATAATGCTAAAATATTCGCCACCTCTTCATCTTCTTCTATATTAAAGGATAAAAAGGCATTTTTAACAGGAAGAGAAAGATTAACAGAAATACTTCCCCTAAATTTTGAGGAATTTTTAAAATTCAAAAAAGTGGAAATAAAAAAATCAGATAAACATTTGATAGAAAGTTATTTTGAAAAATACATGGAAATAGGAGGAATCCCCGAATATGTTTTGACAGAAGATATAGATTATATAAAACAGCTTGTAGACGATATAATCTACAAAGATATTGTATCTGTCCATAATATAAAAAATCCGTTACTTGTCAGAGAGTTTTTTCTTCTTTTAATGGAAAGGGTAGGAAAACAAATTAGCTTTAATAAAATTGCAAAAATTTTAGATATTAGCGTTGATACTGTAAGAAGATATTTTGATTATTTTCTCCAGACCTATCTAATCTACACAGTTGAAAAATGTGGAAAATTAAACGAAAAGTTAAAATCTCCTAAAAAAATATACATTGGAGATGTTGGGATAAAAAATGCTATCACAGGTTTTAGAGATAAAGGAGCAATATTTGAAAATCTCGTTTATCTAAAAATAAAAGATAAAAAACCTTGCTATATTTATGAAAATGGGATTGAACTTGATTTTATGACAGATGACAAAACTTTAATAGAGGTTAAATATAATTCACAATTAAACGAGAAACAAAAAAAACTGTTAGAAAACATTCCTGCAAAGAGAAAAATTATAGTAGATAATATAGATAAATTTTTCGCTTTATAA